The Cellulophaga sp. L1A9 genome window below encodes:
- a CDS encoding DUF3667 domain-containing protein, whose protein sequence is MNEEIHYKQCKKCGTELTDAFCCRCGSPKTLPKINGKYVISEVVSVLNFDKGIFYTVKELLIRPGENVHKFIHSDRKRLVKPIIFLIVCSFIYSLTQQLLKFEDGYVNASGFGDSAITNVYEWIKKNYGYANILMSIFIAFWIKLFFKKYNYNFFEIIILLSFVMGIGMLIYTAFGMIESIIKIRILQFGAILGFIYTSWAIGQFFDKKKKMNYLKGIVAYILGMITFYFLVVMLGIGIDVLMKFQ, encoded by the coding sequence ATGAATGAAGAAATACATTATAAACAATGTAAGAAATGCGGAACAGAATTGACCGATGCCTTTTGCTGTAGATGTGGAAGCCCTAAGACTTTACCAAAAATTAATGGAAAATATGTTATTTCAGAAGTAGTTAGTGTGTTAAACTTTGATAAAGGAATTTTCTATACGGTAAAAGAACTACTTATAAGACCAGGAGAAAACGTTCATAAATTTATTCATAGCGATAGGAAAAGACTTGTAAAACCTATTATATTTCTAATAGTTTGCTCGTTTATTTACAGTTTAACACAACAACTTCTAAAATTTGAGGATGGTTATGTTAATGCTAGTGGTTTTGGAGATTCAGCAATTACAAATGTTTACGAATGGATAAAAAAAAACTACGGCTATGCAAATATTCTAATGTCAATTTTCATCGCGTTTTGGATTAAACTTTTTTTTAAAAAATATAATTACAATTTTTTCGAAATTATAATCCTATTGAGTTTTGTAATGGGTATAGGAATGTTGATTTATACAGCATTTGGCATGATTGAAAGTATTATTAAAATAAGAATATTACAGTTTGGTGCGATTTTAGGGTTTATATATACTTCTTGGGCAATAGGACAGTTTTTTGACAAAAAGAAAAAAATGAATTATTTGAAAGGCATAGTAGCCTATATTTTAGGAATGATTACATTTTATTTTCTTGTGGTAATGTTAGGGATAGGTATTGATGTACTAATGAAATTCCAATAG